AGCGGTTGACTCTGGGATTACACCTAATAAATCAATTGCAAGTATTTCTTGTACGTCTTCTACAGACAACATTTCACCCGAATTTACACGCTCTGGGTTGTAACGTGTAAGTAGCAGGTGCTCTTTAACAGGCTCAAGGCCTTGTTCAGCTCGTCGTGACTTACTTTGTAAAATGCCTAAGATACGGTCTGAATCTCGTACAGATGACACCTCAGGGTTTGTAGTTACAATCGCTTCGTCAGCAAAATAAAGTGCCATCATTGCACCTGCTTCGATACCTGCAGGCGAGTCGCAAACAATGTAATCAAATTCTTCTTTCAACTCATTTAAGACTTTTTCGACACCTTCTTTCGTTAAAGCATCTTTGTCACGTGTTTGAGACGCAGGAAGTATGTAAAGTTTTTCAACTCGTTTATCCTTAATTAGTGCTTGATTAAGGTTAGCTTCACCGTTAATAACATTTACAAAGTCATAAACAACTCTGCGTTCACACCCCATAATTAAGTCGAGATTTCTAAGGCCAATATCAAAGTCAATAATGGCTGTTTTGTATCCTTTAAGCGCAAGACCTGTACCAATTGCAGCGCTAGAGGTAGTTTTACCTACACCACCTTTACCTGAAGTTACGACAATAATTTTTGCCATCTGAATTATCCTTTGACCAAAGCTGTTATTTCTAAAGATTCGTTACGTTGTGTAATTTGTGCTGGCTGCTCCCAGTATTCACCTTGAAGTGATTCACTTAACCAATAGCTACCATTGATTGAAACTAGCTCAGCTTTTAATTGTTGACAATAAATTGCCGCGTCTTGAGCACCTGAGGCGCCAGCTATTGCACGTCCTCTTAAAGTACCATAAATATGGATGTTACCATCGGAAATGACTTCAGCACCGTGACTTACCGCACCTAAAACAATTAAATCTCTACCTTTTGCATAAATTTGTTGCCCAGAACGCACCGTTGTTTGAATGACTTGCGGTGGAAGATAAACCTCTTTTTCTACAACTTCAGTTGAATTGTTGTGCTTAGGTTTTTGTATATCTTGGCTGTAATTCAGCACAGATAAACCAACTTCTTTTGCAGCAACATTTTGCTGATCTGAGCCATTACAAACACCAACAGGGTTAAGTTGTAATGCAGACAAGGAATCTTTTAATTCTGTAAAATTAACTTGCTCTTCTTGAACTTGAGCTAGATTTACGACAATTGGTGCGCCTTCAAAGAACTTTGGGGCTTGAGATATTTTTTCATCCAGCTCTTTGCGTAATTGAGCTAAATCGATAGTAAATAGATGTAATACAGAAAGAGTAAAAAGGTTGCCTTTTAACTCGAATGTTTGTTCAGACATATTACGCAGTTCTTATAATTATCCAGTTTATAAAATTAGAAAGAGTCAGCGCAAAGGTAATGATGAATGCAGCTTGAGTGTATGCCATTACTCGCTAAACTTTCCAATTATATTTTTAGTCATGTTATAGTGCTGTCAAGATATAAGCAAGAATTTATAGGGTTATAATGCTTACTGCGGTCTACAAAAGCTCAAAAAGAGCAGATACTTATCTTTTTATAGAAAAACGAGATGATTTTAGCAAAATTCCTGAACCTCTTATGGGTATGTTTGGCACACCAATTTACGTCATGATGTTCGATTTAGCTAAGAGAGAACGCTTAGGTGTAGCTGATATCAATCTTGTTCAGTCTGAGTTAACTGAAAAAGGGTTTTATTTACAATTACCACCAAAAGAAGACAATCTTTTAGATGAATTAAAAAAACAAAACGGAGTAGATAGTGTCTAAATTCTTTCTTCCTGTATTAATTGCTTCAAGTCTTTCGTTTTCAGCATTTGCAAATACACAAGCAAAATTCGATGAGTATGTTTCAAAGTTAAAAGTTGAGGCACTTGAGAAAGGTTATAGTCAAACCTTAATTGATGAGGCTTTTGCAACTGTCAAATTCAAAAAGAAAGTCATTAAAGCGGATAAAAACCAGCCCGAAGTGGTTGAAACCTTAGAGACATACCTACCTAAACGAGTACCGCAATGGAAAGTTGATAGAGCGAGAAGTCTTTATGCAAAACATAAACCTGTTCTTGAAAAAATAGCGAATGAATATGGTGTACAAGCAAGATTCATCGTCGCTCTATGGGGTCTTGAAAGTAATTTTGGTCGTATTCAAGGCGGTCACCCAGTGATCAGCTCAGTGGTGACATTAGCATTTGATGGTAGACGAGAAGCTCTATATAAGCGTCAACTTTGGGCTGCACTAGATATTTTAAAAGATGGCCATATCAGCTTGGATAAATTCAAAGGATCTTGGGCCGGTGCTATGGGTCAAACGCAATTTATGCCTACCTCTTTTAATGCGTATGCAGTTGATTACGACGGCGATGGTCGAAAAGATATATGGACGACTGAAGTAGATGCTTTTGCTTCTATTGCAAATTATTTAAAACAAGCTGGTTGGAATGACAACCTTACTTGGGGACGCCAGATTAAGTTACCTGAAAATTTTGACCACAAATACGTTTTGAAGCGTGGCACTAAAACACGTAAGCAGTGGTTGGAATATTGGAAGGATTCAGAGCGTTCGTTAGACGCATGGCAAACACTTGGGTTGAGAAGAACAGATGGCTCAGATTTGCCTAAAGTAGATATAACAGCAGCATTGGTTATGCCTGATGATATCAATGGGCGCATGTACCTAGCCTATGATAACTACAAAGCTTTAATGCATTGGAATCGTTCTTACTATTTTGCAACAAGCGTTGGTTATCTATCAGATAGAATAGGGTACCCGAAAATCTAGTACTATTTTGTTATAAAAAAGGCAGCTTCAATGCTGCCTTTTTTGATTGGGCATAATGCCTGCAAGTGTGAAATTATTTCTTAAGAAGCTTATCTTTTAAGTCAATTACTTTACTGACTGAAGAGCCTAGTTTCATAAGCGTCTGTAATTGCTCAGGTGAGAGTCGTTGTAACTCAGCAGACCATTTAGTGACAGTTTCTAATAAATCATGTATTTGCTGCATCTGCTCTTGTGCATAAGCCTCTTCATTAGACTCAGCCGGTTCAATAATTGAATCTCTTAGTAAAGTAAGCGTTGGATCGATTTCTCTTTTTCTTCGTTCTTCAAAAACTTTATTAGCTAAGTCCCAAATTGATCCATTTGGTGCATAGTATTCTTTTCTATCACCAGGCACATGAATGACTTTAACCAGTTGCCATGATTGTAGCTCTTTAATACCCATACTGACATTACCACGGCTGACCCGAAGCGCTTCAGCAATCTCATTTGCACTTAAAGGTTGCTCACTAATCACTAACAAGCCAACCATTTGACCAATAGTTCGGTTAAAACCCCAACGACTGCCCATTTCACCACAGTGCAATACAAAGTTTTCTAGTTTCTGAGATAAAATCATTTTTAAAGTTTCAGTAAAATTTGAAAGTCAATTTAGACTTAGCAGAATTTAATTGCAAGGAAATTATTGAATAAATATGAAGGAGATCAATAAAAACAAAAAAGAGGAGCAGGGCTCCTCTTTAAAATATTAAGATAATTAATTATCTTACTGCGAACATGATTAGGCCAGGCAGTACGAAGAAAGAACCAAGTACATAACCTAGAGCTGCAGGTTTATTTTCTGCGCCAATCTTAGCAAGTTTATCAGCAAGCTGTAATGGAATTTCACGTAGAAGTGGCATACCGTAGATAAGTGCTACTGCGAATACATTAAACATTACATGAACAAGGGCAATAGTCAGTGCTACTTCTGCTGCAGGGCCAGTGATAGAGGTCGCTGCTAGAAGCGCTGTAATAGTTGTGCCAATGTTTGCGCCTAGTGTAAATGGATAGATTTGACGTGTTGTAAATACACCGCTACCTGCTAGAGGGATCATTAGACTAGTAGTAGTCGATGATGACTGAACCATTACCGTAACTGCAGCACCTGAAGTGATACCTGCAATTGGACCTCGACCGATTGCACCATGTAGTAAATCTTTTGCCTTTCCTACCAGTGCTTTTTTCAATAATTTTCCTAAGGTCGTTACTGCAAATAGGATCATTGCAATACCGATAATAACCATAGCAATACCAACTGCTTTACCGTCTAAGAAGCTTACTGCATCTTTTACTAAGCCCACAGCTGGTTTTACTAGTGGCTTAATGAAGTTATAGCTTTTAAGCGAAAGGTCTGCATCACCGACAAATAAATGTGCCAAGCTTGATGCGAATTTTTCTAATAAACCAAACATGATTTCAAGCGGTAAGAAAATTAGTACAGCAAGTAGATTAAAGAAGTCATGAACTGTTGATGCTGAAAATGCGCGTTGAAATTCTTCTTTAGAACGAATATGGCCAATAGAAACCAACGTATTAGTGATTGTAGTACCAATATTTGCACCCATTACCATTGGGATTGCAATGCTGATAGGTAAACCACCTGCAACTAAACCAACAATTACAGATGTTACAGTCGATGAAGACTGAACAAGTGCAGTTGCGAGTGCACCAAGTAATAATGCAACAAATGGGTTGGTTGCGAATGAGAAAATTTCTTTAGCGCCAGCACTACCGCCAGATGCTAATTTAAAACCACCACTGACTGTACCAACGGCAACTAATACTAAATAAACCAAGAAAGCAATTGCTGCCCAGTTTAAGATTTTATTGAAAAGTGTTTGCTGATTAGAAGCACTCATAATGTTCTCGTTTTGTTTATGCCTTATATGGCATTTTCATGAAGTTTTTGTTTCAGGCGGCATTAGAACAGAGAAATATTACAGAAATATTTCATTTTGGTGGAGTATTAAACAAACGACAGAGTAGCTTGTAACATAGTAGTCTTAATGCTTATGAAACAGTTAGTTACATATGATGAATTTTACATTTGTTTACAACGTCATTAATGTATTATTTTATACAATCCATATTTGATCCATAGTTGGTTCATAAATTGTAAATATTAATAATTCTTAATTTGTTTTCTTTGATGCGTTTTTGTTATTTTTTTGTTTTAAGTATTTTTTGTTTGCTTTGTAGCTTTACTACAAAAGCACATCAACTTGTCCTCGATAAGCAAAACTCTGTCTATGATCTTAAAGACTTTAGTTTAATGTACCTCAACTATGATGGTAGGGATTTTGATATTTCTTCTGTTATTGATAAATCTAATTGGCGCCATGCAGGTACTTTAAAACAAAAACCACAGATTGAGAATTACAGCAAGTGGTTGAAATTGGAAATCGATAATAAGTCAGAATTTGAAGATTGGTTTGTATCATTCGGTTATGCAAGACTTCCACTTCTAAGAATTTATGAAGTGAATAACGAAAGCTTAAATATAAAGTTTGAATTGAGTGCTGATAATTCATTCTATGATAGGCCAATTTACGACCCTCAACTTTATATACCTTTAAAATTCGAAGTTGCTACCAAACGTACTCTATTAATTGAATATCGCACATTCGCAAATGCACCAGCTAACATTAGGCTGCATAATTATAATCATTACTTAGCGACTTCACAAAAAAGCACACTTATAAATGGTGCAATCGCTGGTATTGTAGTAGCTATACTTCTGATTATTTGTGTCAATTTATTCTTTAATCCGAATAAAACCAACATCTTTTACGCACTATGGACATTCACCTTTTTTATGATTGTGCTTGATATGTCTGGTTTTACTTCTAAGTACTTTTGGCCGATGTTAGGTGGGGAATCAAGTATTTTCTCTACGTTACTGATGACATCAGTCCCCATTTTTCATTTGCTATTTATAAAAAGTTTTTTACAGTTAAGGCAATTTAATATCAGGCTTCATAAAATCTACACTAATATACTGTATCTTTATTGCCTCTTAATTCCAGTCTCTCTTTGGTTCAATACAGTATTTTTCAACTTAGTATTAAGTACTCTTATCATACCTTTGTTTTTATTCACAGCCTACTGGAGTTGGTTCCAAAGTGCGCCTGGGATAAGAGTTTTTTCATTGAGCCTTTTCAATCATGTTTTGTTTGTGAATGTATTGACCATAGTTGGTGCAAGCTACGGTAATATTTTTCCTAGCCTTGAGATTTCAGACTATATAAAAATTGGTTATCTACTTGAAGTCGCTTTATTCACAGTTGCTCTGGCCATGCAAAATAAATCTGTACAAAATCAATTGGTGACATACTTGCAAAGACAGGTGGATGTACTTAATAAAAACCTGTCGGAAGAGAAAATTCAACAAGCGACAAGTATAGAAGCGGTTAAGCAAAAAGAGGAAAAGCTCTTCGCTGATCTGTCTCATGAATTAAGAACGCCACTGACAGTTATGAAAATACAAGTTGAGTCTTTGCAACATAATATTGTTGATAATGTGCATACAAGTTATGGAAAATTAATGAATAAGATTGATGAGCTTAATTCGTTTATAGATCATTTAATGCAAGTATCGCCAAATGCAAAACCTGTTAAGGTTACAGTTCATACTATTGAAGACTTAATATCGGATGTAAAATCCATCGATGTTGACCCAAATGAGCTAATTCTTACATTACCAACAATCAAACATTTTACTTCTGAACAGCTTAAGATGTTAGTTGAATACGATCCACAAGGCTTGTCAACAGTCTTTAATGAGTGTTGTCATAATGCCATTTCACATGGTGGCTCAGAAATGAATATTTCTATAGATATTGATGATGAGTCTAATTCTGTTGTGATAAACCTAGATAACTCTGGTGAAGCAATTTCAGATAACGTTTTTAAAGACATATTTAACCCACTTGTTCGTTTAGACGATGCTAGACAAAACTCCAGTAAGCATAAAGGGGTTGGCTTAAGCCTGTGTAAGCAGATTATTGCAGCGAATAATGGGCAAGTATTTGCGTCAAATGGCGTACTTGGGGGTTTGAGTATTCACATTGTTTTACCGTTAAAAATGTAACAAAGCATTTAAACTTCAATTTACACATGGTTTTTTTATTAGGCTCTGGCAAACTGTCAAAAATATCTTTATTTGGATAAATCATGTTTAAATACTCTCTCATCGCAATGGCATTAACAGCTTCTTTAGTCGGTTGTAGTGCCACTAGTACGAATACTTCGAATATTAATGAAACTCAACAACAGATTAATCAAAATGAGTTAGTTAACACATTAAGTGAAGAATATTTCAATTCAATGGTGGCTCTTAGTCCTATATCTGGCACCTATATGGGTAAACCTGGTGTCAATGATAAGTTTGACGCCGCTGCTACAAATGCAAGCCTTAAAAAAACACAAAACCTTTTGACATCTTATCAACAGAAGCTAGATAAAATTGATAAAAATAACTTATCTGGTCAAGCCTTACTAAGCTATGAAATTCTAAAACGCGATCTAGCATTCTCAAAACGAGGTTTTGAATTTCCTAGTTATATGATGCCCATAAATCAAATGTCTGGTTTGCACAATGTATTTGCCGGATTAGGTTCAGGTCAGAGTGCCCAACCATTTAACACAGTTGAAGATTACAATAATTTCATTTCTAGGGCTGATGGTTTTGTAAATTGGCTGTCAGGTATAGAGTCAAACATGCGTCTTGGTATAACAAAAGAGGTTGTTTTACCTAAAGCACTTACCAAAAAGCTAATACCTCAATTTGAAGCACACATTGTTGAAGATGTGACTCAATCTGTATTTTGGGGACCTATAACTAACTTCCCAGATTCTTTCACACTAGAAGATAAAAAAGCACTAAAGGATAAGTATAAGTCAATGATCCTTAATAAGCTTGTGCCAGCTTATACTAAAATGACAACATTC
The sequence above is drawn from the Pseudoalteromonas phenolica genome and encodes:
- a CDS encoding YcgL domain-containing protein, with amino-acid sequence MLTAVYKSSKRADTYLFIEKRDDFSKIPEPLMGMFGTPIYVMMFDLAKRERLGVADINLVQSELTEKGFYLQLPPKEDNLLDELKKQNGVDSV
- a CDS encoding sensor histidine kinase, whose translation is MRFCYFFVLSIFCLLCSFTTKAHQLVLDKQNSVYDLKDFSLMYLNYDGRDFDISSVIDKSNWRHAGTLKQKPQIENYSKWLKLEIDNKSEFEDWFVSFGYARLPLLRIYEVNNESLNIKFELSADNSFYDRPIYDPQLYIPLKFEVATKRTLLIEYRTFANAPANIRLHNYNHYLATSQKSTLINGAIAGIVVAILLIICVNLFFNPNKTNIFYALWTFTFFMIVLDMSGFTSKYFWPMLGGESSIFSTLLMTSVPIFHLLFIKSFLQLRQFNIRLHKIYTNILYLYCLLIPVSLWFNTVFFNLVLSTLIIPLFLFTAYWSWFQSAPGIRVFSLSLFNHVLFVNVLTIVGASYGNIFPSLEISDYIKIGYLLEVALFTVALAMQNKSVQNQLVTYLQRQVDVLNKNLSEEKIQQATSIEAVKQKEEKLFADLSHELRTPLTVMKIQVESLQHNIVDNVHTSYGKLMNKIDELNSFIDHLMQVSPNAKPVKVTVHTIEDLISDVKSIDVDPNELILTLPTIKHFTSEQLKMLVEYDPQGLSTVFNECCHNAISHGGSEMNISIDIDDESNSVVINLDNSGEAISDNVFKDIFNPLVRLDDARQNSSKHKGVGLSLCKQIIAANNGQVFASNGVLGGLSIHIVLPLKM
- the minD gene encoding septum site-determining protein MinD; its protein translation is MAKIIVVTSGKGGVGKTTSSAAIGTGLALKGYKTAIIDFDIGLRNLDLIMGCERRVVYDFVNVINGEANLNQALIKDKRVEKLYILPASQTRDKDALTKEGVEKVLNELKEEFDYIVCDSPAGIEAGAMMALYFADEAIVTTNPEVSSVRDSDRILGILQSKSRRAEQGLEPVKEHLLLTRYNPERVNSGEMLSVEDVQEILAIDLLGVIPESTAVLNASNSGQPVILDNESDAGQAYADAINRLLGEVVDFRFLQVEKKGLFKRIFGG
- a CDS encoding lytic murein transglycosylase, with the translated sequence MSKFFLPVLIASSLSFSAFANTQAKFDEYVSKLKVEALEKGYSQTLIDEAFATVKFKKKVIKADKNQPEVVETLETYLPKRVPQWKVDRARSLYAKHKPVLEKIANEYGVQARFIVALWGLESNFGRIQGGHPVISSVVTLAFDGRREALYKRQLWAALDILKDGHISLDKFKGSWAGAMGQTQFMPTSFNAYAVDYDGDGRKDIWTTEVDAFASIANYLKQAGWNDNLTWGRQIKLPENFDHKYVLKRGTKTRKQWLEYWKDSERSLDAWQTLGLRRTDGSDLPKVDITAALVMPDDINGRMYLAYDNYKALMHWNRSYYFATSVGYLSDRIGYPKI
- a CDS encoding GbsR/MarR family transcriptional regulator translates to MILSQKLENFVLHCGEMGSRWGFNRTIGQMVGLLVISEQPLSANEIAEALRVSRGNVSMGIKELQSWQLVKVIHVPGDRKEYYAPNGSIWDLANKVFEERRKREIDPTLTLLRDSIIEPAESNEEAYAQEQMQQIHDLLETVTKWSAELQRLSPEQLQTLMKLGSSVSKVIDLKDKLLKK
- a CDS encoding Na/Pi symporter, which codes for MSASNQQTLFNKILNWAAIAFLVYLVLVAVGTVSGGFKLASGGSAGAKEIFSFATNPFVALLLGALATALVQSSSTVTSVIVGLVAGGLPISIAIPMVMGANIGTTITNTLVSIGHIRSKEEFQRAFSASTVHDFFNLLAVLIFLPLEIMFGLLEKFASSLAHLFVGDADLSLKSYNFIKPLVKPAVGLVKDAVSFLDGKAVGIAMVIIGIAMILFAVTTLGKLLKKALVGKAKDLLHGAIGRGPIAGITSGAAVTVMVQSSSTTTSLMIPLAGSGVFTTRQIYPFTLGANIGTTITALLAATSITGPAAEVALTIALVHVMFNVFAVALIYGMPLLREIPLQLADKLAKIGAENKPAALGYVLGSFFVLPGLIMFAVR
- the minC gene encoding septum site-determining protein MinC — protein: MSEQTFELKGNLFTLSVLHLFTIDLAQLRKELDEKISQAPKFFEGAPIVVNLAQVQEEQVNFTELKDSLSALQLNPVGVCNGSDQQNVAAKEVGLSVLNYSQDIQKPKHNNSTEVVEKEVYLPPQVIQTTVRSGQQIYAKGRDLIVLGAVSHGAEVISDGNIHIYGTLRGRAIAGASGAQDAAIYCQQLKAELVSINGSYWLSESLQGEYWEQPAQITQRNESLEITALVKG